From Halococcus hamelinensis 100A6, one genomic window encodes:
- a CDS encoding Nramp family divalent metal transporter, whose protein sequence is MTTDPGRTATDGEEGPEERSYDYPEPPTELTAGRRGNWLKLLAYFGPGAVVASATLGSGEVLFAPRGGAVFGYAILWTLVWAGLVKGVVAYSGIRYYTLTGEHVTSRWAKLPGPRGWFPLLIGVISIAAFPAWIAGYGEFLGQIVTWTLGVGQNETNFAVVGTVLILVTAALAILGGYDLVERVQVLIVAFLSAAILVLTVSSLPSPIAILGGLIPSLPGGYPSFVVENYPTITERPVWVEVVTYMGAVGGGVYDYVGYVGYAKRRGWGMLGRSDHAEVERFVRGLESGETVPIDTSEENRKRGRAWLKAPQIDVVIAFVAITFFTAAAMILGAESLNTAQLVPADFQLFQYQAQWFADIDPSLTILWQVGVFFAIFGSLYAVWEGYTWTWLESFKPFSARIRRLERDRLGLARTITVVYAGGVALVLLWSDLDAISIVTPASLLGGVFGCGLWCWAMLWAEKTALPPELQGGWKLDLGLVVAGSFLTIAGVVSIAQFFGLAP, encoded by the coding sequence ATGACGACTGATCCAGGGCGGACGGCGACCGATGGCGAGGAGGGGCCGGAGGAGCGGTCCTACGACTATCCCGAACCGCCGACGGAGCTCACGGCGGGCCGGCGGGGGAACTGGCTCAAACTCCTCGCGTACTTCGGGCCGGGCGCGGTCGTGGCGTCCGCGACGCTCGGCTCCGGCGAGGTGCTGTTCGCGCCGCGCGGCGGGGCGGTCTTCGGCTACGCGATCCTCTGGACGCTGGTCTGGGCGGGGCTCGTCAAGGGGGTCGTGGCCTACTCCGGGATCCGGTACTACACCCTGACGGGCGAACACGTCACCTCCCGATGGGCGAAGCTGCCGGGCCCGCGGGGCTGGTTTCCGCTGCTGATCGGGGTGATATCGATCGCGGCCTTCCCGGCCTGGATCGCGGGCTACGGCGAGTTCCTCGGGCAGATCGTGACCTGGACGCTCGGCGTCGGGCAGAACGAGACCAACTTCGCGGTCGTCGGCACCGTCCTGATACTGGTGACGGCGGCGCTCGCGATCCTCGGCGGCTACGACCTCGTCGAGCGTGTACAGGTCCTGATCGTGGCGTTCCTCTCGGCGGCGATCCTCGTGTTGACCGTGAGTTCGCTCCCCTCGCCGATAGCGATCCTCGGCGGACTGATCCCCTCGCTCCCGGGCGGCTATCCCTCGTTCGTGGTCGAGAACTACCCGACGATCACCGAGCGGCCCGTCTGGGTCGAGGTCGTGACGTACATGGGTGCGGTCGGCGGCGGGGTCTACGACTACGTCGGCTACGTCGGCTACGCCAAGCGACGAGGCTGGGGGATGCTCGGCCGGTCCGACCACGCCGAGGTCGAGCGGTTCGTTCGGGGGCTCGAAAGCGGCGAGACCGTCCCGATCGACACGAGCGAGGAGAACCGAAAACGCGGCCGGGCGTGGCTGAAGGCCCCACAGATCGACGTGGTGATCGCGTTCGTCGCGATCACCTTCTTCACCGCGGCGGCGATGATCCTGGGCGCTGAGAGTCTCAACACCGCACAGCTGGTGCCCGCCGACTTCCAGCTGTTCCAGTATCAAGCCCAGTGGTTCGCCGACATCGACCCGAGCCTCACGATCCTCTGGCAGGTCGGGGTGTTCTTCGCCATCTTCGGGTCGCTCTACGCCGTCTGGGAGGGCTACACCTGGACGTGGCTCGAATCGTTCAAACCCTTCTCCGCCCGGATCCGCCGGCTCGAACGCGACCGCCTGGGGCTGGCCCGGACGATAACCGTCGTCTACGCCGGCGGGGTCGCGCTCGTGTTGCTCTGGTCGGACCTCGACGCCATCAGCATCGTCACCCCGGCATCGCTGCTCGGCGGGGTGTTCGGGTGTGGGCTGTGGTGCTGGGCGATGCTGTGGGCCGAGAAGACCGCGCTCCCTCCCGAGTTGCAGGGCGGCTGGAAGCTCGACCTCGGGCTCGTCGTCGCCGGGTCGTTCCTCACGATCGCCGGTGTCGTCTCGATCGCCCAGTTCTTCGGGCTCGCACCCTGA
- the pth2 gene encoding peptidyl-tRNA hydrolase Pth2 has translation MKQAIVARTDIGMGKGKLAAQVAHASLSAYEDADRRTRTKWKGEGQKKVVLKGDAERTLFELADRAEREGLPHAVIRDAGHTQLDPGTVTALAVGPGDDRVVDRVTGDLSLY, from the coding sequence ATGAAACAGGCCATCGTCGCGCGCACCGACATCGGGATGGGGAAGGGAAAGCTCGCCGCCCAGGTCGCTCACGCCTCGCTGTCGGCCTACGAGGACGCCGACCGACGGACCCGGACGAAGTGGAAGGGAGAAGGACAAAAGAAGGTGGTACTGAAAGGCGACGCCGAGCGTACGCTGTTCGAGCTCGCCGACCGGGCCGAGCGCGAGGGACTACCCCACGCCGTCATCCGCGATGCGGGACACACCCAGTTGGATCCTGGAACCGTGACGGCGCTGGCGGTCGGCCCGGGCGACGACCGCGTCGTCGACCGCGTGACCGGCGATCTCTCGCTCTACTGA
- the gvpM gene encoding gas vesicle protein GvpM encodes MEPKRADDDVIVDLLDVILRDGAVIEADAIISVADIPLVGLKLRAALAGMATMTEYGIFEEWDRQQRQRALAGDELTDARFSEGPTDDPGQLEDG; translated from the coding sequence ATGGAGCCGAAGCGGGCTGACGACGACGTCATCGTCGACCTCCTCGACGTCATCCTCCGCGACGGGGCGGTCATCGAGGCCGACGCCATCATCAGCGTCGCCGACATCCCCCTCGTCGGGCTCAAGCTCCGGGCGGCGCTCGCCGGGATGGCGACGATGACCGAGTACGGCATCTTCGAGGAGTGGGACCGCCAGCAGCGCCAGCGCGCGCTCGCCGGCGACGAACTCACCGACGCCCGCTTCTCCGAGGGACCGACCGACGACCCGGGCCAACTGGAGGACGGCTGA
- the gvpL gene encoding gas vesicle protein GvpL: MSETDETDEFDEGRYLYCAVRLGGEAEFSATGVDDEPVRLVAVDDIGVVVHDCESLYDTADMDVVRTWVLQHQRVVDEAGEAFDTPLPFQFDTVVTGADESVREWVREERETVGDYLDAVAGHWEYRIELRRDEQALVEDLETSDDRLGELDTEIADAGSGTAFMLEKQYDQRLRELKRERRNERAGALRERLESVVRNVTELGDRTTLDDEDAGDDGMETQARFTVLAPADREDDLGDLLDEVAAESGVEVRFTGPWPPYSFAPAIGGEDGAEAG, from the coding sequence GTGTCTGAGACCGACGAGACCGACGAGTTCGACGAGGGACGATACCTCTACTGTGCCGTGCGGCTGGGCGGCGAGGCCGAGTTTTCGGCGACCGGCGTCGACGACGAGCCCGTGCGGCTGGTCGCGGTCGACGACATCGGGGTCGTGGTTCACGACTGCGAGTCCCTCTACGACACCGCCGACATGGACGTGGTGCGGACGTGGGTGCTCCAACACCAGCGCGTGGTCGACGAGGCGGGCGAGGCGTTCGACACCCCGCTGCCCTTCCAGTTCGACACCGTCGTGACCGGGGCCGACGAGAGCGTGCGCGAGTGGGTCCGCGAGGAGCGCGAGACCGTCGGGGACTACCTCGACGCGGTCGCGGGCCACTGGGAGTACCGGATCGAACTCCGGCGCGACGAGCAGGCGTTGGTCGAGGACCTCGAAACCAGCGACGACCGGCTCGGGGAGCTCGACACCGAGATCGCCGACGCGGGCTCGGGCACCGCGTTCATGCTCGAAAAACAGTACGACCAGCGGCTCCGCGAGCTCAAACGCGAACGCCGGAACGAGCGGGCGGGGGCGCTCCGCGAGCGGCTCGAATCGGTCGTCCGCAACGTCACCGAACTCGGTGACCGGACAACGCTTGACGACGAGGACGCCGGCGACGACGGCATGGAGACCCAGGCCCGGTTCACGGTGCTCGCGCCGGCCGACCGCGAGGACGACCTCGGCGACCTGCTCGACGAGGTCGCGGCCGAGTCCGGGGTCGAGGTCAGGTTCACCGGGCCGTGGCCGCCGTACTCGTTCGCGCCGGCCATCGGGGGTGAGGATGGAGCCGAAGCGGGCTGA
- the gvpK gene encoding gas vesicle protein GvpK — translation MTTIDVDGDQARDGLMTLVVTVVELLVDAMEREAIRRMESGELTDEEIERLGSQLAALETEIENIKQDEGIEEPVDDLRGELDGLVRDLVERADEPRDERGVIDGV, via the coding sequence ATGACGACGATTGACGTCGACGGCGACCAGGCGCGCGACGGGCTGATGACCCTGGTGGTGACGGTGGTCGAACTCCTCGTGGACGCGATGGAACGCGAGGCGATCCGCCGGATGGAGTCGGGCGAACTCACCGACGAGGAGATCGAGCGGCTGGGCTCGCAGCTGGCGGCGCTCGAAACCGAGATCGAGAACATCAAGCAGGACGAGGGGATCGAGGAGCCGGTCGACGACCTCCGTGGCGAACTCGACGGGCTGGTCAGGGACCTCGTCGAGCGTGCCGACGAACCCCGCGACGAACGGGGCGTGATCGACGGTGTCTGA
- the gvpJ gene encoding gas vesicle protein GvpJ, with amino-acid sequence MSSGGPTRESDSLADVVEMLLDKGVVINADIVVSIGDTELLGVQLRAAIASFETAAEYGLEFPDGTDMERVEAASGRSELPDETDSEQTTIDAVGEEVTDATGELEDQGEPGIRSRPESDAEDEEDEADEEGETEEPEEPEEVVEETNDDD; translated from the coding sequence ATGAGTAGCGGCGGTCCAACGCGAGAGAGCGACAGCCTCGCCGACGTGGTGGAGATGCTGCTCGACAAGGGGGTCGTGATCAACGCCGACATCGTGGTCTCCATCGGCGACACCGAACTCCTCGGGGTCCAGCTCCGGGCCGCGATCGCCTCGTTCGAGACCGCCGCCGAGTACGGCCTCGAGTTCCCGGACGGCACCGACATGGAACGGGTCGAGGCGGCCTCCGGGCGGTCCGAACTCCCGGACGAGACGGACTCCGAGCAGACCACGATCGACGCGGTGGGCGAGGAGGTCACCGACGCCACCGGCGAACTCGAAGACCAGGGCGAGCCCGGGATCCGCTCGCGACCGGAATCGGATGCGGAGGACGAGGAGGACGAAGCGGACGAGGAAGGTGAGACCGAAGAGCCCGAAGAGCCCGAGGAAGTCGTGGAGGAGACCAATGACGACGATTGA
- the gvpH gene encoding gas vesicle protein GvpH: MTSDDHDAERSDAGGSGFVRTVLSGLFETIADMDERNQRRRSATGSGRSGSTRFDYGLDVGIGPGRDESQSRDPEVETDYAASVNPTDDGCIVTLDLPDVDPRDLAAGVDSSGETLVVGTESVVLERVSLPRGDLEVTDASFNNGVLDVRLVAEGAT, translated from the coding sequence ATGACATCCGATGACCATGACGCGGAACGAAGCGACGCCGGTGGATCGGGGTTCGTCCGGACGGTGTTGTCGGGGCTGTTCGAGACCATCGCCGACATGGACGAACGGAACCAGCGACGCCGGAGCGCGACCGGGAGCGGCCGCAGCGGCTCCACCCGGTTCGACTACGGGCTCGACGTCGGAATCGGGCCCGGACGTGACGAGTCGCAGTCGCGCGACCCGGAGGTCGAGACCGACTACGCGGCGTCCGTGAACCCGACCGACGACGGCTGTATCGTCACGCTCGACCTCCCCGACGTCGACCCGCGCGACCTCGCGGCGGGCGTCGATTCGTCCGGCGAAACCCTCGTGGTCGGGACGGAATCGGTCGTTCTCGAACGCGTCTCGCTCCCGCGTGGGGACCTCGAAGTCACGGACGCGTCGTTCAACAACGGCGTGCTCGACGTTCGGCTCGTCGCGGAGGGAGCCACATGA
- the gvpG gene encoding gas vesicle protein GvpG, whose translation MFILDDLLLRPIVSVANVIHSMAIEELYDIQGIQDELKENRLLFEIGDRSNEAYEQRRDELRTQLDVAREARETLSSKVEVKR comes from the coding sequence GTGTTCATCCTCGACGACCTCCTCCTGCGCCCGATCGTCTCGGTCGCGAACGTCATTCACTCGATGGCGATCGAGGAGCTCTACGACATCCAGGGGATACAGGACGAGCTGAAGGAGAACCGGTTGCTGTTCGAGATCGGCGACCGCTCGAACGAGGCGTACGAGCAACGACGGGACGAGCTGCGGACACAGCTCGACGTCGCGCGCGAGGCGCGCGAGACGCTGTCGAGCAAGGTTGAGGTGAAACGATAA
- a CDS encoding GvpL/GvpF family gas vesicle protein encodes MSDNLYAYGVVENEELEFDVDGVAGATSAYTVSHGPLAAVVTDIDTMDPELSDENARAHDDVLQTVLLDDGGRTVVPMQFGSVFKNGRALKNVLRGGRRAFTKALREIDGYFEFGVKLVADEDASVDADAIRADAVERFTTASVNEAENDRFSDRLVMNRSYLVDRDERIAFDEAVDAVTDDYGDVLTVQYTGPWPPYNFVDIEIGAQGNQR; translated from the coding sequence ATGAGCGATAATCTCTATGCCTACGGCGTCGTCGAGAACGAGGAGCTGGAGTTCGACGTCGACGGCGTCGCGGGCGCGACGAGCGCCTACACGGTGAGCCACGGCCCGCTCGCGGCCGTCGTGACCGACATCGACACGATGGACCCCGAGCTCTCGGACGAGAACGCCCGTGCGCACGACGACGTCCTCCAGACCGTGTTGCTCGACGACGGCGGACGAACGGTGGTGCCGATGCAGTTCGGGTCGGTCTTCAAGAACGGCCGCGCGCTCAAGAACGTGCTCCGGGGCGGCCGGCGGGCGTTCACGAAGGCGCTCCGGGAGATCGACGGCTACTTCGAGTTCGGCGTCAAGCTCGTCGCCGACGAGGACGCCTCGGTCGACGCCGACGCGATCCGTGCAGACGCCGTCGAGCGGTTCACGACGGCCAGCGTCAACGAAGCCGAGAACGACCGGTTCAGCGACCGGCTCGTGATGAACCGGTCGTATCTCGTCGACCGCGACGAGCGGATCGCGTTCGACGAGGCGGTGGACGCGGTCACCGACGACTACGGTGATGTCCTCACGGTCCAGTACACCGGCCCGTGGCCGCCGTACAACTTCGTGGACATCGAGATCGGTGCACAGGGGAATCAGCGATAG
- the gvpA gene encoding gas vesicle protein GvpA, with translation MSARPSSDSLAEVLDRILDKGIVIDIWARVSVVGIEILTVEARVVVASVDTFLHYGKEISKLEMASQSGDLQDLKDLDLGTSPMVQPEPDEPEVRIEEQEQEQ, from the coding sequence ATGAGTGCACGACCCTCAAGCGACAGTCTGGCCGAAGTGCTCGACCGAATCCTCGATAAGGGGATCGTCATCGACATCTGGGCGCGTGTCTCGGTGGTCGGTATCGAGATCCTCACGGTCGAAGCGCGCGTGGTCGTCGCCTCGGTCGACACCTTCCTCCACTACGGGAAGGAGATATCCAAGTTGGAGATGGCGAGCCAGTCCGGCGACCTCCAGGACCTGAAGGACCTCGACCTCGGCACGTCGCCGATGGTCCAGCCCGAACCCGACGAGCCGGAAGTCCGGATCGAAGAGCAAGAACAAGAGCAGTAA
- a CDS encoding gas vesicle protein GvpO: MADLDPSEYTIDELRDELESIDDPDTLEEVRESESENENRTGALDAIDERLDAVEDDENEADAGSDGSGQATADGGESVSPGILEVRNHVRDAAADLIGRPLDSVIEIEQNDDGDWHALVEIVERNSVPDTQDIIGRYALQVDDGGTITGYRRLDRYRRGDTRRDEEPSQAL, encoded by the coding sequence ATGGCTGACCTCGACCCAAGCGAGTATACCATCGACGAACTGCGCGACGAGCTCGAATCGATCGACGACCCGGACACCCTCGAAGAGGTCCGCGAGTCCGAATCCGAGAACGAGAATCGGACCGGAGCCCTCGACGCGATCGACGAGCGCCTCGACGCCGTCGAAGACGACGAGAACGAGGCGGACGCCGGATCGGACGGGTCCGGCCAGGCCACTGCCGACGGTGGCGAGAGCGTCAGTCCCGGCATTCTCGAGGTACGAAACCACGTCCGTGACGCCGCCGCGGACCTGATCGGCCGCCCGCTCGATAGCGTCATCGAGATCGAACAGAACGACGACGGCGACTGGCACGCCCTCGTCGAGATCGTCGAGCGCAACTCGGTGCCCGACACCCAGGACATCATCGGGCGGTACGCGCTCCAGGTCGACGACGGCGGAACGATAACGGGCTACCGGCGGCTGGACCGATACCGTCGCGGCGACACGCGACGCGACGAGGAACCCTCGCAAGCGCTGTAG
- a CDS encoding AI-2E family transporter, with protein sequence MASDGEFGPFTSRARVAWWFFVLALGFVAAYLVYSFIGVIVLGIFGYYATRPICRRLARYTNSPGLAAVTTVVVVVVPILLLVVYTGFRIYQQVRRLLFSDSSESIGTYFNVSALPADQQAMVSSLLRNPGQLVSQPRQLLDLLPTLLQQGTLVFNAVFGGLLLVALAVALSYYLLENDHRLARGFESLVGGEDTVAYAYASTVDADLESVFFGNVLFVAAMTVIAGITYEATTLLAPAGIEVPLILALSVLTGLTSLLPIVVSKVVYLPLVGYLALQALEAGRGALAFVVGVLVVYFLVLDILPQTFIQPYITGRQLDMVLLMFSYILGPALLGWYGFFLLPIVFIVMLEAVRIVLPELVRGEPLTPTISIGHGVGSDVESTRVGASTRTDDPLDETDEDDAAADN encoded by the coding sequence ATGGCTTCCGATGGCGAGTTCGGTCCGTTCACCAGCCGAGCGCGCGTCGCGTGGTGGTTCTTCGTTCTCGCTCTCGGGTTCGTCGCGGCGTATCTCGTGTACTCCTTCATCGGCGTGATCGTCCTCGGGATCTTCGGCTACTACGCCACCAGACCGATCTGCCGACGGCTCGCGCGCTACACCAACTCCCCCGGGCTCGCGGCGGTCACCACCGTCGTCGTGGTGGTCGTCCCGATCCTCCTGCTCGTCGTCTACACGGGGTTCCGCATCTACCAGCAAGTCCGTCGGCTCCTCTTCTCCGACAGTTCCGAAAGCATCGGCACGTACTTCAACGTCAGCGCGCTGCCCGCCGACCAGCAGGCGATGGTCAGCTCGTTGCTCAGAAACCCGGGCCAGCTCGTCAGTCAGCCCCGCCAGCTCCTCGACCTCCTCCCGACGCTGCTCCAGCAGGGCACGCTGGTGTTCAACGCGGTGTTCGGCGGCCTCCTGCTCGTGGCGCTCGCGGTCGCGCTCTCGTACTACCTGCTCGAAAACGACCACCGGCTCGCGCGCGGGTTCGAGTCGCTGGTGGGCGGTGAGGACACCGTCGCCTACGCCTACGCCTCGACGGTGGACGCCGACCTCGAATCGGTCTTCTTCGGCAACGTCCTGTTCGTCGCCGCGATGACGGTCATCGCCGGCATCACCTACGAGGCCACCACCCTCCTCGCGCCGGCGGGCATCGAGGTCCCGCTGATACTCGCGCTCTCGGTGCTCACCGGGCTCACGAGCCTTCTCCCGATCGTCGTCAGCAAGGTGGTCTACCTCCCGCTCGTCGGCTACCTCGCGCTCCAGGCGCTCGAAGCCGGTCGCGGCGCGCTCGCGTTCGTGGTCGGGGTGTTGGTGGTCTACTTCCTCGTGCTCGACATCCTGCCCCAGACGTTCATCCAGCCATACATCACGGGTCGCCAGCTCGATATGGTGCTCCTGATGTTCTCGTACATCCTCGGCCCGGCCCTCCTCGGCTGGTACGGCTTCTTCCTCCTCCCCATCGTCTTCATCGTGATGCTCGAAGCCGTCCGGATCGTGCTCCCCGAACTCGTTCGCGGCGAGCCCCTCACGCCGACGATCTCGATCGGCCACGGCGTCGGTAGCGACGTCGAATCGACGCGTGTCGGGGCGTCGACCCGGACGGACGACCCGCTCGACGAGACGGACGAGGACGATGCGGCCGCCGACAACTGA
- the dcd gene encoding dCTP deaminase, which produces MILSDGDIRRRLDGGSLAIEPLADPALQIQPASVDLRLGREFLEFQRTNIPCIHPDSTNEVDEYVTETVVEEDEEFILHPGDFVLGTTVERLAVPDDLIAHVEGRSSLGRLAVVIHATAGIVDPGYRGQVTLELSNLGTAPVALSPGMRISQVVFTELKSPAEEPYGAGRGSKYQDQAGPQASRIGNDHEFGGDQLSGTGTNEEPR; this is translated from the coding sequence ATGATACTCTCTGACGGCGACATCCGCCGGCGGCTCGACGGGGGTAGTCTCGCAATCGAGCCGCTCGCCGACCCCGCCCTCCAGATCCAACCCGCGAGCGTCGACCTCAGGCTCGGACGGGAGTTCCTCGAATTCCAGCGGACCAACATCCCCTGTATCCACCCCGACTCGACGAACGAGGTCGACGAGTACGTCACCGAGACCGTGGTCGAGGAGGACGAGGAGTTCATCCTCCATCCGGGCGACTTCGTTCTGGGGACGACCGTCGAACGCCTCGCGGTGCCCGACGACCTGATCGCACACGTCGAGGGACGGTCCTCTCTGGGCCGCCTCGCGGTCGTGATCCACGCCACGGCGGGCATCGTGGACCCGGGCTATCGGGGACAAGTCACGCTCGAACTCTCGAATCTGGGGACCGCGCCGGTGGCACTCTCGCCTGGGATGCGGATCTCACAGGTGGTCTTCACCGAGCTCAAATCGCCGGCCGAGGAGCCCTACGGCGCGGGTCGAGGCTCGAAATACCAGGACCAGGCCGGGCCACAGGCCTCCCGGATCGGCAACGACCACGAGTTCGGCGGCGACCAGCTCTCCGGGACCGGGACGAACGAGGAACCACGATGA
- a CDS encoding thiamine-phosphate synthase family protein produces the protein MRFVEEIVVDEFLPTFRSLLAERLRERGLTQSEVADILDISQSAVSKYAHGEVARNDRIGGDDRVAGLADELADGLANGETTQVGALVETEILIRELERGDLLADLHAEAVPGLAGNAGFDVHDADSDLRAAERTLASVRRGLTTLETTGGFAGLIPNVGANLVECVPEPNGIEDVAGVPGRIFDVKGRTTVPGEPEFGVSGHVAGVLLAARAAGNDARAALNLRYDPTILERLEAEGLHAVEFDGETDVEAAIAAVEAADADVLYQAGGFGIEAIVYLLAPSAEDAAARVRDLV, from the coding sequence ATGAGGTTCGTCGAGGAGATCGTGGTCGACGAGTTCCTCCCCACCTTCCGGTCGCTGCTCGCCGAACGCCTCCGCGAGCGCGGGCTGACCCAGAGCGAGGTGGCCGACATCCTCGACATCAGCCAGTCGGCCGTCTCGAAGTACGCCCACGGCGAGGTGGCACGGAACGACCGGATCGGCGGTGACGACCGGGTGGCCGGCCTCGCCGACGAGCTCGCCGACGGCCTCGCGAACGGCGAGACGACCCAGGTCGGCGCGCTGGTCGAGACCGAGATCCTGATCCGGGAGCTCGAACGCGGCGACCTCCTCGCGGACCTCCACGCCGAGGCGGTACCGGGGCTCGCCGGCAACGCGGGCTTCGACGTCCACGACGCCGACAGCGACCTCCGGGCGGCCGAGCGCACGCTGGCCTCGGTCCGTCGCGGCCTCACCACGCTCGAAACCACGGGCGGGTTCGCCGGCCTCATCCCGAACGTGGGCGCGAACCTCGTCGAGTGCGTCCCCGAGCCGAACGGGATCGAGGACGTCGCCGGCGTCCCCGGGCGGATCTTCGACGTGAAGGGTCGAACCACGGTGCCGGGCGAACCGGAGTTCGGGGTCTCGGGCCACGTCGCGGGCGTGTTGCTCGCCGCGCGCGCCGCGGGCAACGACGCGCGCGCCGCGCTCAACCTCCGATACGACCCGACGATCCTCGAACGGCTCGAAGCCGAGGGCCTCCACGCCGTGGAGTTCGACGGCGAGACCGACGTCGAGGCGGCCATCGCGGCGGTCGAGGCCGCAGACGCCGACGTGCTCTATCAGGCGGGCGGGTTCGGCATCGAGGCCATCGTCTACCTCCTCGCCCCGAGCGCCGAGGACGCCGCCGCCCGCGTTCGTGACCTCGTCTGA
- a CDS encoding class I SAM-dependent methyltransferase, with protein sequence MNEAQAFYGRWAGLYDVVATFPGVGSWREHAAADLDLSPGDTVVEMGCGTGANLPFLRERVGASGTVVGVDFTRGMLDRAAARVEAKGWENVHLVHGDATAPPIEGPVDAVLGSFVVGMVSEPARVVEGWCALVRPGGRIALLDATRSTDPRARPLDALFRLFVAASAPPTTRLRYPTPPWKPLDDRVTAAREPLEDRPEYAHEEFALGFVRLSSAAIE encoded by the coding sequence GTGAACGAGGCACAAGCCTTCTACGGCCGGTGGGCGGGGCTCTACGACGTCGTCGCCACCTTCCCGGGTGTCGGCTCGTGGCGCGAGCACGCCGCCGCGGACCTCGACCTCTCGCCCGGCGACACCGTCGTCGAGATGGGCTGTGGGACCGGCGCGAACCTCCCCTTCCTCCGCGAGCGGGTCGGCGCGAGCGGGACCGTCGTCGGCGTCGACTTCACGCGCGGGATGCTCGACCGAGCCGCAGCCCGGGTCGAGGCGAAGGGCTGGGAGAACGTCCACCTCGTCCACGGCGACGCGACCGCACCGCCCATCGAAGGACCGGTCGACGCCGTGCTCGGGAGCTTCGTGGTCGGGATGGTTTCGGAACCGGCGAGAGTAGTCGAGGGATGGTGTGCGCTGGTCCGGCCGGGCGGTCGGATCGCGCTGCTCGACGCGACCCGAAGCACGGATCCGCGGGCGCGCCCGCTCGACGCCCTGTTCCGACTGTTCGTCGCCGCGAGCGCCCCGCCCACGACTCGGCTTCGCTACCCGACGCCGCCGTGGAAACCGCTCGACGACCGCGTGACCGCCGCCCGCGAACCGCTCGAAGATCGTCCTGAATACGCTCACGAGGAGTTCGCGCTCGGCTTCGTTCGGCTGAGTTCCGCCGCCATCGAGTGA
- a CDS encoding VOC family protein yields MSEPNDVDLTAHHTGITVRDLDESIEFYRDVLGLEVAAEFTLSDEEFAAAVAVEGATGKFAHLDAGGSRVELIEYEPEGETVGETMVNQPGAKHLGLATDDVDGFYEGLPESVEALSEPRTTGSGSRILFVRDPEGNLVELVES; encoded by the coding sequence ATGAGCGAACCCAACGACGTCGACCTCACCGCCCACCACACCGGGATCACCGTTCGCGACCTCGACGAATCCATCGAGTTCTACCGCGACGTGCTCGGCCTCGAGGTCGCGGCGGAGTTCACCCTCTCTGACGAGGAGTTCGCGGCGGCGGTCGCCGTCGAGGGAGCGACTGGAAAGTTCGCCCACCTCGACGCCGGCGGGTCGCGCGTCGAACTCATCGAGTACGAGCCCGAGGGCGAGACGGTCGGCGAGACGATGGTGAACCAGCCCGGCGCGAAGCACCTCGGCCTCGCGACCGACGACGTCGACGGCTTCTACGAGGGGCTGCCCGAGTCGGTGGAAGCGCTGAGCGAACCCCGAACCACCGGCAGCGGGTCGCGCATCCTGTTCGTCCGCGACCCGGAGGGGAACCTCGTCGAACTCGTCGAGTCGTAG